Part of the Ornithodoros turicata isolate Travis chromosome 6, ASM3712646v1, whole genome shotgun sequence genome, GCcggcgtgtattgtcatcaagtaaggcACTGCCTATGGGGCATGCTTTGTTCGATGGCCATGAAATAGACCTATATTCTTTCTTACACGCCTAGCTGACGATGAGAAACAAACAACGATGCGCGGAAAGCAATTTGCAAAGCACGCGCGGTTGGCAACGACGCCTGATGGCGAATGTCGCTAGAGAATAACTGCGACCACCGCTGTAATTCCACCTTTAAATACAGTGCATGAATTCTTGAGCTCTTTAACAGGCATCCTTTAACGCATatctttcgtcttctttttttttttatctctcgCCGTTTTAATCCATGTTGCGACGAAAACCCATCACGAGAAGAGAAAATTTGAACATGCTCATCGATTACAAGTAACTTCATGGTAAAAAATAGAGGAGTACAGCCGTTTACGTACAAGCATTCTGCTACACATTGCTCCTGTGATACAAACTTGTTCTTGGTACCGTCGCAAGCATTTTCAACTTTTTCACATCTCTTCTCTGTAAGATCGTACGTCCAGGCTCTCTCGCCGGGCATATCTCCTCTGCATCTTGTTGCCTTTTCTTTGTAGCACTTTGCTGGTTTTTGTCCTGAAAAATGAAGCGACACAAACATTCTCACAAGCCTACCATAGCCGATTGTTTCTATATTTCACAAGAAACATttcaacacaacaacaacaacagcagccgCTTTATTATAGGGTGATGAATGGTGAGTTTCATCGTTTCAATCCACTTGCTCAATACAACACTGTTCAATATATGGCCGTATTCTCACAGCATCGAACACAGATCTAAGCACACATATAAGGagtgcttttgtttttgttttttgtagtAGACCAACTCATAATTATACGCCCTGCTTGTCTCGTAGTGCATTTTCCCTGTTGTTGGAAATAATTCGATCGTGGAAAATAATATTGCATGCTTTAAGAAATTTCCTCCGAAACAGAAAGAGCCTCACTTGGTGCGCAGTCTCTGACACACTCCATCATAACTGGGTAAAACTTGTCTCCTTCGCCAAGACAAGTGAAGAAAGAGAAACACCGCTTCTTTGTCTCGTTGAAGTAGTATCTTGTCAGGAAACTTTTTTTATTGCACTCTCCTCTCTTTACTGCACATTTTTCTGGAAGACCTGTTTAAAAATGTACTATATAAATTTCTGTGCTAGCATGTGCTAGTATAATAGAATTTTATTATCGACAGAGATAATTATATTTTCATGCTTTCACTTCTGTCGTCTCGCAACcgggacagaaaaaaaaaaagagcttgaTTTTCGAGAAGTTTTAGCAACGAACTTTAAAGGGAGTGGGGTAGATGAATCTTTGGGTAAGGAGCACAGCAACTAAAAAATGCACCATCATCACGGATTTCATCATGAATCTCATTCACCAGTTGGCCTGCAGTCATATTGTTCTATTAGGTTCTTGATATACTAACAATGAAGCGACTTAGACAGCTTTCGCGGCTAATAAGACAAGATTAGAGAAATATGATGAGATCTCCGTTCACTTTGTTCACGGTCAAGTTATATGCTACCCGACAGCAGTCTCGTTAAGAACAgatataaaaacaaaaacaaaaataaaaaacttCGTGTTGGATGCAAACAATAAGGGGGGAACCTAGCATACAGTGCCCATTGTGCCGTTTAATCTAACATTCCATTCACAAATCTCTTCTGTCGCGATTGTGAAAAACTTCAATGGTATGCTGTATATACAAGATCGTTCTCCGCACTTAACTATAAATATTGTAAGTTCGTTCATTCCTAATATCACTACAGAAGAAGACAAAGCGCAACATGGGGCAACATACCTCTTGCGGAGTCACTCACTCGGAAGAAGAACACAATAACGCAGACGAACACTTTCGATTCCATAATGTCTCTGTCGATAGATGCGAACCCCAAAGCACTTATAAGGGTGGGCTAAGTGACCTATTCACAACCGGTCATTACTCATGGTTAAGGGAAAACAGCAATGTTGATGCGGATGGGGCAATTAAACATAGGACGAACACAACATAAACTTCACAACGCCCAGTTGGAAGATTcaattgaatgaatgaatgcatTTCTTCAACTGGCGTAATTCAGTGAAAAGGAAGAATGTATGCGATATAATACTTCGCGTGGTTATTTAGTTACTTCCGCGATGCCCTAATAACACCGATTTCCAGAAAGAGAGCCCGTTTGAAACGCCAATGCTCTGACGCCCATCTTTCATGTGTGAGTGTGTGCGCTAGAATTTCTATTGTTATATGACAGCATTGAAAAGCAGGTAATTGACATCCAATTAAATAATGCTTACATTTTCGTATAGCACCTGGCTCGTTTGCTAACAACACATGCATGCGGTATAATACTTCAATTGGCTATTGAATTATTTCCGCGATGCCCTAAAGCGTAGCCGATTTCCAGAAAGACGGCCTGTTTCATTCGCCAACGCTTTGGCACCATGTCCTTCACATGTGAGGAATTGCAATTGTGACAGGACAGCATTTAAGAGCAGTTTATTGACGAGGAATTAAGCCCTGCTTTCATTTTCGTATAAAACCTGGCTCATTTGCTACCAACCCACGCACGCAGAGTAGCAGGACTTTTTGCATGCCCTTTCTTACAGTATATTCCATACCATACCATCCATCATATTTACAGAGCTTATATTTATTATGTAAAAATTTAATTTATTACCCTCGCACCTGGTGGCCGTGTTCAAATTTCAAGTGCTAAGCTTCACGCAACTGGTAATATGCGTTTGTTCAATTTGTTAATCCTCGAACCTTTACGACAAACGACATGTGGTGGGATATGTGCTTTGGCGCAGTCGCGCCTGTTTGCATGTTCCTGCTAAGAGGGACACAGGTTTTCTTTTGCATCAGTTTCACGTGGGTGTCAGTAATGGCCGGCAATTTTGGGTATAAAGTTGCCAGGGCCAGCATTATACCCCAAATTATACACGGGGTACATGCTGATGTGCTGCACAAGACACGCATCGCGAAGCGTTACTCTCAACAAGAATTCACGGAAAATATAAAACATCTGATTTAGTTTTAGTTTTTAGTTTAGAGCTATACCTGACCCCTTGGCAGAATGGGACGTTGTAATATTCAATACAGTTGAGAGTCATTCACCTTTGAGGTGTTGTTATTCCTTGTCCTTGTCATTAGCCTTCGTTAAGAAAGTCAGTGGTGCCTCGCTTTTTTCTCGATGTCCCACAGTTTTCACCTTATGGGGGGGGACATGTTtattaaagaagaagaaaaaaggaaaggaggaaaggtcagacaggctaAGGCCTCACCTGGCCACCTGGCCACCTTATGGAACGCAGCCACAGCGATGGCGGAGGAAAGGACCACCGCTACCGAAATGTGTAGCGCACAATGTAGTGGTATCGATACTGCTCTAGAGAGAAAATCATTTGTAGCGGTGCTACCAGCAGCACCGCTATGCACAACAGTGACATACATTAGGTGTTGTGTGAAATATCTCGCAGTGGACCAGTGCTTTATGACGTGCTTAAGAATCTTTATGCCGACCGCACACACGTACACTACCGGAGACGCTTCGCAAACTCATCACTGTTGCGACTGAAATGCGCATTTTGAAATGTGCCTGCAGGACATGCCCTTTAGAATGTTTCTGCACAGTTCATTCAAGAAGACACAAGTGTACAGGGCGTCTTTTCTTAAATGAATTTTTCTGACAAAACAATGAGAGATACCTAAATGCGGTTTACGAGTTATGCGCTCGGGCAGGCATCCTGGGACAGAAGACCGTAACTACTGGGCGACAAATTACCTAAATTAATTAGGTAATTCATTAATGAGTCGTTTTCGGGAAAATGCGAGACAGGAGAACTAAAGCCAGCCATTATTTAAACCCatccacttaaaaaaaaaattgctatgCAAATAAGCCGAGACTAAAACCACTCACTTCTTGAGCCAAAAAAAAATGGAGGGAAAATGTGTACCAGGcaggcatggccgagcgggttaaggcgtcgctctcgttggtggtagccaaggtcgtgctgacgactgggaggtggtgggttcgaatcctaccaccggctgtgctgtctcaggttttccctgggatttccgaagactttccaggcgaatgtcggtacggttccccctgaagtcggccccggacgcatactaaccccccccactccttcctgctgtcctctctccatccgtccacacctgtacgccgctcataggcacagttgcttcgctgcgctaactggaaacttaaaaaaaaagtaaatagtTTCGCGTAGGAGGGGTCACGCGATCGAGTTGTTTGGAATAAACGCTGACAGTTGTTCAGATAGACCGCTCTCTGGCCCAGATAAGCCGAATCGAtatcgtttctgcgctcgactACGTAGTTAGGGCAGTCCTCCTCAaataaccgaggatgcggctgtagaatatgtaccactgcgccaaccTACGACGTTGCAAactcattggcccagactgtgtgcgcgctctgattggtcgacaacgttttgaaatcgaattttgtacgcgcgcatgtgcgtgcagcgtctcggcggccgtttcagcatagtttcgaaatagctcgcatcggtcggcacggcgtccgtcctcttgtgtttcgtgtttcggcgatgtcaatcggcagaagagtttgtgattctacgcgtgttgtgctgttcctggacacgactattatcccacgtaatgtctatcaactacggaactggaatgcttcgtgggctggagcggttggagcgtgaagaacgcgttcgggcgccgtcggattttgaggcctgacaacaaaaacaggattacgattacgtgccacacaagcgccttttcCACTGTGCAAgtaacgaaagaagatgctcatcataaaatccgatggcaaggcgtcctcttgtgttccgtgtttcggtgatgtcaatcggctgAACAGTTTGTATACGttttcgctggtttattcatgcgtcgatgtgattcaacgtgtgttgtgctgttcctggacacgactattatcccacgaacagtctatcaactccggaactggaatgcttcgtgagttggagcggttggagagtgaagaacacgctcTGGCCCCGTCagatttcgagagctgtgttcgttttgcttcaggttcgaacttagttacagtgcgtcagcaacgcagtggactttgtattcacagtgcacccatgtatcagatctttgaggcagtgctttgtgtcaaataagtatttcttttagccaaaagaagcttcatttattttgaatatcgggtaacggcggtaggcgtgaaatccggtagaagtcgatggtagccagaaccggtcgaaaggtcagccaaagttatggctcctgattggccgacctgcattgcataatttctacaacgttgcactctcatcggtcgtgtgcccagtgttgtgtgaactatctcaaactatcggctctatggggagctgttggagcctggttaTGGTTGCGCCTAATTTGGATACCACACTCTGATCAGTTCATTTATATCTGCAAGAGTGCGTGCTCGCGTCGGGATTTTTAAGAAAGAGGCTGGATTCAAAAGGCGATTACCTCCGGTTCTCCTCTCTCGAAAACATCAATTTAAAAGTTAGTTGACGAATTTTAGGTAGTTAGTCGTCCAGTAGATGCATGGTCTTTCTTACACGATGTCAGGCTGGCTGGGTACCCCGCCCTCAAGGCACCAGCGCTGCCCTCACAGCTTGTTTTAAGAAGTGCGTAAATGATTAAAAACAAAACACCATGCATGTCTTCACAGCCAGCTCGAGCCACTCCCACCATCATACTCATGTAAAAACTGCAGCAAAAGGACGCGGACAAGCGCGTTAAGACAGTAAACTGCAGGTCTGTCTCTCCATGACAGGCAAGCCGGAGCGATGAGCATATGGGGCTGCCCAAGCagaacaatgtactgaaagtcgagtgcaataggggtggacgggcaggtggaaggccttgaacagactcgtgatactcaagaacattgataagacacataccattcacccctattgcactcgaccttcagtacattttgctgcttgggtgagcTATCACGGAGTTAATCCACCAGCCaacctgcatctacgccattctgtctATCTGTCGTTTACGGTATCTTAACCCGGTTTTCCGCGTCATCTTGCTGCAGTTTTTCCTTTAGTATGTACTtcaaccaactaccccgcttcaACCAACTTCGAGCCCAGCATCATCCCCGAATAACCGACTGATGTCTTCGCGGACGTTCAGCCTACCCAGCTGAAAAAAATTTGCAATTACaagtgttcttttttctttctttttctgactACTTAGGCCTATGGCTTCATGACGACCTTTCTCCTggtatttcttttctttgtacGATGCACGTTCGTAAACACTGAAGTTATGCCATTCTTGCTAGAAAGTTGTTAATAGTTTCACCCGGAAGTTAGGAACCTCGACTATGTTGACACAGGTCCACGCAGACGAAAATGCTGTCTCACCCATCATCAGCAACTGTCTTTCGAGATACTGTTTCACCTCACTTCCGACACGGTCGGCCAACATCATCACGGAACACCACTGCCTGGACTGCACGCTGTCTGGAGCCCAGCAGGGAGCCGTAAGCGATATTTTCGAGATAGTGGTTTATGAAAGGATTTCCACTTGAAACAACCACTTTGTACGTAGAGCCACGCtttgtagagtcactaaatacgcTACAGAGTATCGATACTGAAGCAAAAGGGCGATCTGGAGTCGCCATGCTGTTTCCGTTTGACCTCCTGCGCCATCCCGTGAGCGCTCTCCGaagctcttcttcttcttcttcatcctcggggaaatggccgttatccactaagggcgattggccagtacCAGATGAGGGTCATAGGCGTGGATTTTCCTGAACGCTAGCTATATATGAGAGGAGGCGGAGGAGGAGGGGGTTGAGGCTTGTCGGAATAATGATAAGTGTGGGACTCGCGGAGGATAGCCGTGAAGTTAAGCGAGCCGAAGCCGAAGCCGAAgttgttgtcttcttccactgccaAACTTCATCTCTTTCTACTTTCGAAGTAGAGGTGGGACTCGAACTCAAACGGAAACGACGTGGCGACTCCAACTCGCCTGTTTGTGTCAGTGTGGATAATCTAGCCTGCTGAATCTCTATGGTATGCGTCAGTAGATGCGCAGGTAGATTTGGAGATTTCGGAGGATTCTAGGAAAGCCTCCGCCAGGTGACGCAGAAGAATTCGCCAAACGAAGAAGATTACGCGCTGCGCGCGCAATAAAGAACGTGAATGCCATAGTTTCAGCCCACGCTTCATTGGACGTGTCCGCAGAGACCAGACATTGTGTTCCACAGCTGAGCTTCCGCAGTCTTTGGTAAGCCCTGCAGCTCTTTTGACCTTGCTcaggttggtggtggtggtttaCTACGCACCATGTTGCTAAACAGCCAGTCGGACATAATAATCGTTCTTCCTTCTGGATAAATTCGTTGTATTGGGCGAGTAAACCTGCGATAGATTTGGAAGTGGTAGTCCTTTTAGGGTATACTAACTATGGACCGATCAATGTGAAAGCCTCGCATTGAGAGGCTCCACTATCTCGAGCACGAAGGGCGTTTCTGTGGAACAGCCCCTGTCCCACATCAGCATCTGTCGATCGAGGCACTGTATCTACTTTCACTGGCAAGCGTTTTCGCTTCCTGATTAGTCGTGAATAGCAATTCATATATAAATACAGGACATAGGCAGGAATTCTTCATGACCCTAAGCGGGCTtaggtatatacagggtgcatctcgaaaatcccccggctgaataattcgtgaacaggtggccctatcgaagaaattttctttttggtaaagatcttgggacatcggccatgaactgagtagtaagcggctcatttgcgtacgcCCACTATTTAGATAAACATCAACTTTTACTTCGCATGCATACTCGAAAAAATCGCTAAGTGTCGAGGCGgctttttcttgcaatattttttgcggaggtcccgatgcgtaaaacaggttccacaaggatctttaccgaaaagaaatttcttcgatagccCCACcttttcacgaattattcagccgggggattttcgtgaaacaccctgtataagtacAGGCTCGTTTCCGCATTCTCAAGTTTATCGCTTTTGCTGCTGATGTGCCAATGATAGGTGCCAGTAACATTGTCTAGGACTAGTTTAGTACAGTGTGTTAACCTTATCCACTTATCTTCCAGATTCCTTGAGTAACCCTTACTTACGATTTGCAAAGATGGGCGAAGGTATGTGCAGTGTAATTTCGGTTGCTCTACAGTACATATATAACGCGCTCTTTGTTCGTTTTCAGAGTCCGCAATGTCATCGATGTCTGGGATGTCTGGGATGGGTAAGAACATTAGCCTCTGGCAGTGGTATTATTTTTACAAACCGTAATGTACATACCGAGATGTACGAGCTCAGACAGCTGGTGCACAAAACGCTTGCCTGACTCACAAATTGCATAGGACCTTCAACACGCTACTGTAGCGTGCCAATTCAGGATGTCAACTGACGTTCTGTATTTGGCGCACGTACTCAAAAAAGTCGTCAGATAGTGTGCGCCCATGTCTGCGTTGCTGTACAATATTTTCCCAATTTTCTGTTGCATCCCGCAAACTTAGGCATTTTTCTCGTGCCCCTTGTCTTACGCTAGCCGATTTGCCAATTTCCTTTCAGAGTCCAGCCAGTCACAATCCGGTGTTTCTGGAGCTGGTGAAGGTAAGCACATCACATGTGGTAACTGCATCCCAATGTAACAATGGCTGTGTAGATATTGTGTGCTCAATTTCATTCTATGCATTATATATTCTATATAAATATATAGATATATTTAGTATATATtctatataaatataaatatattcTATATAAATATAGACGTCACGCGATGCGGTCGACGTCTGGCCGTGTAACAGGAATGCATACGCATCAGTGAACACTAAAATCATTTTTGATGATTATCATGATtttgattatatatatatatgatacaTTATCATATTACATGATGATTTTGATTATACGTGAAAATTAGTTTTCCATTAGGGGTATGCGTTGCGTTGCGTTGTAAAGAACAAGGAGCCGCGTATGGAACGCTCATAGGTAATCATTAACCATCGTACGCTTGCGGACGTCACCAGGGCGTCTTTGGGCTGTCTCGAGGTCTGGTCTCTTCGTACGTCCTGCAACAGAACGCGACACAACAGGTTCAACGGCATTACGAATGAGAGAACAAGACAGTGGGAAGACGGAACGATATCATGCGGGTAGGCAGTGACATGATTAGTGTGCCCCGAAGCCTAGAGGtggaagacgtacgtacgtatATTCAAGGCCCACCGCAAAGCACAAAACGCCTACAGCTCCTCACAGTCAGTATCAGAAAGGAGCGACAGATTATACTGTTGGCTAGATTATGGCCGCCGCACTTAACGCATGGGAAAGAAGGGCAACAGGCAGATGTGGCAACATGTCCCTAAGTTTGGGGGAAGGacaaaacacaaaacacaaagacaGCACAGGTCGTCTTTTGTCCTTCCTCGAGATGCCTGCCACCCTAAGACTTCTTCCCGTGCGAGGAGCGGTAAACATTTTGTGATATTCCCAACTATAGCATATCTCTAACGGGAAAACTGATTTTCATGTATGCAGTCCTGTTACACGGCCAGACGTCGATCGCATCGCTCAACCTCTCGTTTTGAACTTCCTTTTCATACTTGGTTGTCAAGAGATGTATAGAATGAAATAACCCAATAACTGTGCAGCCATTGTTACATTGAAGAAGCCTTAGGGGAACAGGCAGACGTGGCAACATGTGTCTTTTGTCCATAAACTGACAACACAGGACGTCTTTTGTCCTTCGCCCAAGCTCAAGGACAACGTCAAGTATACACCAGCTCATTTGCATTTTGCTTATGCATTGAACCTAATGTGGCACGCCTGATACGTTTATGGACAGACTATA contains:
- the LOC135397088 gene encoding papilin-like encodes the protein MMLADRVGSEVKQYLERQLLMMGLPEKCAVKRGECNKKSFLTRYYFNETKKRCFSFFTCLGEGDKFYPVMMECVRDCAPRQKPAKCYKEKATRCRGDMPGERAWTYDLTEKRCEKVENACDGTKNKFVSQEQCVAECLSMT